DNA sequence from the bacterium genome:
GCATCCGCGAATACAAGCTGGAGCGCGTCGGCGAAACGCTGATCATCGACATGGTTTGCGTGACCCAAACCGGAAGCGATGCGGAGCAGTATGCCCGCGTCGCCCGGCATGTCCGCGAGCACGTCAACCGGCCGTTGGTGTTGCATGGCAACAACCTGGAAGGCTTGGCCGCAGCCGCTAAAGCGGTCTCCGGTTCCAACAGCGTTCTGGTGGCCGCGGATGCGGACCAGACCAGAAAATGTGCGGCCTTCGCGCAAGAGTTCGGTCATGCGTTGGCCGTGACCGCGAACAGCTTGGATGAGTTGGCGGCGTTGACGACCGAGATCAAAGAAAAGGGGTTCAACGATCTCCTGCTTCATCTGCATGGCCGGTCGCCGGCCGAGCAGTGGCAAAGCCGGACGATCGCCCGCCGGGCGGCCATTCTGGACAACTATAAACCGCTCGGCTATCCGTCTATCCATTTTATCGACCACCACGATCTTTATGAGGCGGCTGTCGAAGCCATCGGCGAAATCTGTAAATACGGCGGCATCTGTGTCCTGCCGGCCTTTGACCCTGCGTTGCTGGCGCCGTTGATGACTCTGCGCATGAACATCTATACCGATCCGCAGAAACCAATCCAGGTGGAACCCAAGCTCTATCCGATCGGTGAGCCAAAGGCGGATTCTCCGGTCTTTGTGACCACCA
Encoded proteins:
- a CDS encoding acetyl-CoA decarbonylase/synthase complex subunit gamma, which codes for MALTGLQIQKLLPKTNCKECGSNTCLAFAMKLAGKKADLSQCPYASEEAKRVLGAASEPPVKLLELGENKSLKLGDETVLFRHEKTFVNQTALAIDIADNEDPAAIDALLARIREYKLERVGETLIIDMVCVTQTGSDAEQYARVARHVREHVNRPLVLHGNNLEGLAAAAKAVSGSNSVLVAADADQTRKCAAFAQEFGHALAVTANSLDELAALTTEIKEKGFNDLLLHLHGRSPAEQWQSRTIARRAAILDNYKPLGYPSIHFIDHHDLYEAAVEAIGEICKYGGICVLPAFDPALLAPLMTLRMNIYTDPQKPIQVEPKLYPIGEPKADSPVFVTT